A segment of the Hallerella succinigenes genome:
GAAAGCTGGGCTGCATCCTGGCCGGTAGGCGGTCGCTTCAACCTGATGTACGAACCGTTGATTACGTACAACTCTTTGAATGGTCAGATCGAAGATCTTTTGGGCCATTTGGTTGAAGAACTTTCCAACAACGATAGTATCGTTGTGGATTTGAACCCGGCGGCAAAGTGGAGCGATGGTAAACCGGTTACCTCTAACGATGTGACTTTCATGTTCCTCCGCGGCTCGATTAACACCGCGGAACAGATTTCTGCTATTCACGTTGATACTTTGAAAAATGACGCAGGCCCTGTGGAACGTCTTTCTTTTATGGTGAACAAGCAGGCTCGAAATAATCCGCTTACCGTGCGTGACTTATTGCAGGCGACTCGTATCGCTCCGGCCCATGTCTTTGAACCGATGATTAAGGAAAAGGGCCTGGACGAAGTCAAGAAGATGCTCATGGATCAAAATCCGGTTGTTTCCGGTCCTTATGGCCTTCAGTCCTACAACGAATCCAAAATTATCTTGAAGCGTCGTGATGATTATTGGGGAAACGCGGCTCTCCATAACGGCCAGCTGCCGGCTCCTAAGTATATCGTTCACCCGATTTACAAGAACAACGAACATAACACGATCGCCATGCGCGAAGGCAACTTGGACGCTTCCCAGAGCTTCATTCCGCGTATCGAACGTAAGGCTGGCGCAGGCGTTCACACTTGGTGGAACGAACCTCCTTACTTTCGCCCGGGTGCGATGCCGATGCTCGTCATCAACACGACGAAGGAACCGCTTAACGACAAGCGTTTCCGTCGTGCACTGGCTACTGCAATCGACTATACCGCACTCCGTCAGTTTGCAGTTTCGAATTACACTTCCTCTTTGAAACCTGGACTCATTATGCCGACCGATTTGGAAGGCAAGTATATTGTTGACGAAGACCTTTCTACGTACGGTGCAAATCTTTCGATTACCGATGATGCAGAACGTTTGAACGTGGTGAAGCAGATGCTTTCCGAAGCGGGCATCAAATCCGTCTTCAACGAAGATGGCTCTCTCAATCACATGGAAAATGCTAAGGGTGAACGTTTGCCGACGCTTTCGATTACGTCTCCTGCTGGATGGACCGACTGGGAAGCCATGGTGACGATCGCTGTTGACGGTATGCGTAAGGCTGGTATCGATATCCGTGAAGGCTTTGTGGATGGTGGTCAGTATTGGCCGGCTATGGGTCTTGGAAACTTTGACTTGGTGATGCACAAGCCGGTCGCAGATGTAACACCGTCTCTTCCGTGGAGCCGCTTCAACGAAATCATGTCTTCTCGTGATTGGCAGCCGCTTGGCGGTTGGGCTGGTGTGAACATCGGACGTTACAACAAGCCGGGTTCTCCGGAATACCGCCCGGAAGTGGATCAGCTTTTGTCTGCAATTCCGCTGATGACCGATTCTTCCGAAATTGCAAAGGCTTATCGTGAATTGAACAAGATCTTCATGGAAGATCAACCGTCTATTCCGCTGGTTTATCTGCCGGAACAGTTCTATGAATTCAGCGATCGCGTGTGGACGAATTGGCCTACCGCTGAGAATCCTTATGCTCCGGCTCAGCTTCCTTGGGTTGCTTCCGGCACCAAGATCCTCTGGAACTTGAAGCTTGCAAAATAAAGGTTAAAAGGAATACAAATGCTTAAACAATATCCTATGCTTCGCTATGTCCTGCAGAAGGGGTTCTGGTATCTCCTGACCTTCTTCTTTGCGGTGGCTTTGAACTTCGCATTGCCTCGTGTGGGCGGTAGCGATCCGGTTGACATCATTATGGGTCAGGCCGGTAAGGGTCTTTCTCCGACTGAAGCTCAGAAGAAGAAAGCCGAACTCCTGGTTTCTTTCGGCATGGCCGAATTGGACGATCAGGGCAATCCTATTTACGAACCTGAATTGGATAGTGCTGGCAACGCCGTTACTCGTAAGGTTGCAAAACTTGACGAAAATGGTGCTCCGGTTGTAACGACTGTGAAGGTTGTGAACGAAGACGGAACTCCGAAGATGGTGGAACGTCAAAAGCTTGATGCGGAAGGTAAGCCTGTTTTTGAAGAAAAACCGGTCCTTGATGCGAAGGGCAAGCCGGTGATGGAAAAAGACCCGAAGACTAAAAAGAAGGTCGCCAAGGTTGAAAAAGTCGCCGTTATGGAACAGGTCCAGGCAGAACGTCAGGACACCGTCATGGTGGACGAAGTCGTTCTCAAGACCGAACCAAAGCGTGCTTCTGCAATCTCTCAGTTCTTCTCTTACATTGGCAATGTGTGCAAGGGTGACCTTGGCAAGTCTTATACGAACAATACCGAAGTGACGACCATTATTAAGAACGCCCTTCCGTGGACGCTTTTGATTCAGGCTCCGACCATTCTTTTGGGCTGGATCATCGGTAACCTTCTTGGCGCTTTTGCTGCTTACAAGCGTGGCATCTTTGATAAGGTGTTTTTCCCGGTTGCGATGTTCTTGAATGGTGTTCCGTACTTTGTGTTCGGTATGCTTCTCGTGGCTCTCTTCTCGATCACTCTTGGCTGGTTCCCGGCTGTGGGTAACATGAGCCCGGATATTTCTGAATTTACGTTCTCCTGGGCTTGTTTGAAGAGCGTAGGTTGGTACTATATCCTTCCGTTCTTCTCCTGCTTCCCGATTCTTCTTTCCGGTCAGGCAACAGGTATGCGTTCCATGTCCATTTATGAGCTCGGTACGGATTACATGAAGTATGCGAAGTGGCTTGGACTTCGTGAAGGACGCATCATCAGCTATGTGTTCCGCAATGCGATGCTCCCGCAGCTCACCGGTCTTGCTCAGTCTCTTGGTGCAATGGTTGGCGGCGCTCTCATTACTGAAATGATCTTCTCTTACCCGGGCCTCGGCATGGCTATGCTCGACGCCATTAATAAGCAGGATTACGCTACCATTCAGGGTTGCACCTTGATGATTTCTACCTGCGTTCTTGTTGCAAACTTCGCCGTTGACGTCTTAATCGCGATTTTCGATCCGCGCGTTAAGGCCGGTCTTCAGATGGGAGGTAAGTAATCATGGGAAAGCTTCTTAAAAACCTTCTCAAATCTCCGATGTTTGTCATCGGCATCTCGATCTTTGTTCTTACACTGTTGATCGCTGTCTTTGGACCGCTGTTCTACAATGTTGACACCCACGCTCGTGATATCATGGCTGGCCCTTATGCGGGTTCTAGCGCAGCTCACTTGCTCGGTACTGACCGTCTTGGCCGCGACTATGTTTCGCTTTTGATCGAAGGCCTTGGCAACTCCCTTTATGTGGGTTTCCTTGCCGGTATCATTGCAACGACTCTCGGTGTTTTGATCGGTCTGTTTGGCGGTTTCCGCGGTGGATGGATTGACGAAATCTTGAACATGGGAACGAACCTCTTCATCGTTATCCCGCAGTTCGTGATTCTCGTGCTCATTAGCTCCGCCTTTAAGGAAGGCCGCTCATTGACTTTGATCGGCGTGGTGATCGGTCTTACCGCTTGGAGCTGGTCTGCTCGTGCCGTTCGTGCTCAGGCTTCGTCTCTCCGTAGCCGCGACCACATTGCGCTCGCTCGTATCAATGGCGCTAGCACTTTGACGATTGTGATTAAGCACGTGCTTCCGTATTTGCTTTCTTATGTGTTCATGGTGTTCATCATGCAGGTAGGTTCCGGAATTCTTTCCGAAGCTTCCATTTCGATGATTGGCCTTGGCCCTGTGGATACCACTTCGTTGGGTATCATTTTGAACCAGGCTAAGGATAACGGCGCTCTCGCTGACTCCATTTGGATTGCGTTCTTGCCGGCAACACTCGTCGTCACTTTGACCGTGTTCGCTCTGTATTTGATCAATACGTCGATGGAAGGCGTATTCAACCCACGTCTTCGCAAGTAAGAGGTTTATCCTATGTCAGATAATGTTTTTGAAGTAGACAATCTCAGCCTCTATTATCTCGGACGTTTTGGCGACAAAACCCATGCTGTGACCAATGTTTCGTTCTCGATGAAACAGGGTGAAATCCTCGGTATCGCGGGTGAATCCGGTTGCGGTAAGTCCACTCTCGTGAGCGGTCTTATGGGTATGTGCATTCCGCCGCTTTATCCGGAATCGGGTGATGTGCGTGTGAGAAACGAAAAGGGTGAAATGGAATCCCTGATGCATCGCTCGATTAGCGATGTGCGTGCAAACGTTCTCGCTCAGAAGGTTTCTATGATTCCACAGGGCGCATTCAATGCTCTGAACCCGGTCCGCAAAATCAAGGACATCGCTGCAGACGTGATCGCCGCTCACCAACAGCCGGGCAAGGCTTTGGACAGCAAGGAAATTTACGATCGTCTTTGCGAACGCTTTGACTTGTTCGGTATGGACACAAAGCGCGTTCTGAATTCCTTCCCGATTCAGTTGACCGCTGGTGAACGTCAGCGTTCCGTGATCGGCATTTCCACCATTTTGAATCCTCAGATGGTGATTGCAGACGAACCGACATCCGCTTTGGACGTTTCGACTCAGAAGGAAGTGATCAAGATGATTTTCGATCTTCTGGACAAGGGAATTTTCCAGACGATGATTTTCATCACGCATGAACTTCCGCTGTTGTATCATGTTGCCGATAATATCGCTATTATGTATGCTGGCGAAATCGTGGAAAAGGGTACAGCGGAACAGGTCGTGAAGGATCCGCGTCATCCGTATACCAAGGCTTTGATGGGCGCCATGCTTAGCACGGAAGCGAGCCAGCGTTCTCGTCATCCGGTGGCTATCGAAGGTGCGCCTCCTAGCCTCAGAAACAAAATCGTTGGTTGCCGCTTTGCTCCGCGTTGCAAAATGGCATGTGAAGATTGCAAGAAGAATACCCAGAATCTCCGCGTTGTCGGCGATCGTGATGTGAGGTGCGATTATGCAAAGTGATAAGCCCGTAGTTTTTTCTGCAAAGGGAGTCAGCAAAACTTTTGGTGCTGGCAAAAATTTGAAGACCGCTGTCGATAATGTGACCTTCGACATTTATGACGAAGAATTCATTTCGATCGTGGGCGGTTCGGGCTGCGGTAAATCCGTTCTTGCAAAGATCATGCTCGGCCTTTACAAACCGACGGAAGGCGAATTCACTTATCGCGGAGCTCCGATCAAGAATCAGAAGTCTCATTGGAACGAAGTCCAGTTTGTTTTCCAGGATCCGTTTGGATGCTTTAACCAGTTCTTCACCATTCGCAGCCAGCTTGAAGATGCTCTGAACATTCTCAAGGACAAGCCGAGTAAGGAAGAAATCCGCCAACGTGTCGATGAAGGCTTGATGGCGGTGAACGTGAAACCGGAAGATATCGAAGGTAAATATCCGTTCGAACTTTCCGGCGGCCAGATGCAGCGAATGCTTCTTGCCCGTATCTTTGCTCTTCGTCCGAAGGTTTTGATCGCTGACGAAGCGACATCCATGGTGGACGCTTGCGTTCGTGCTAACATCCTTGACTATCTTCGTAAGTTGAAAGATCAGCTGAAGATGACGGTCGTGTTTGTGACTCACGATATCGGTCTTGCAAACTATGTTTCGGATCGCATTTTCATTATGCATAAGGGAAAAATCGTGAACCAGGGAACTCCGGCAGAAGTCCTCGACAACACGAGTGAACCGAACACGCTGAAGTTGCTCGACGACATTCCTGAAGTCCACAAGACGGAATGGATTCCGAACAGCCACCGCGCGAAAAAAGCTTAGCGGTTTTGAAATAGCTTGTTCAAGAGGCGTCGCGGTTGGCGGCGCTTCCTTGTTATAGGCAAGATGCCTTAGGAAAGGGCATATCGATCCGAATTTTTAATTGAAAGGAGAATAGCATGGGTTGGTGTATAAAATGGGGTTTGGGAATGTTGGCCGCCGTGATGTCGCTCCCGGCGATTTCCCTTGCGGCGATAGAGGTACGGGTGGATTCCAAAGCGGGAATACAAAAAATTTCCCCGTATATTTTCGGGAAAAACATCAGCGGTTTAAATGATGCAGAAACAAGTGATCCTGCTAAAATCGCTGCGGAAGATTCGACCATCAAACGGATGAACGAAATCGGCTTTCGTTTTTTCCGGGCGAATAACGGGAACAACGCGACGCGTTACAATTGGCGTAAAAAATTGACCGTACACCCGGACTGGTACAATAATGTCTATCCCCACGACTGGGACATAACCGCCAAAACGATTCAGGATAAGCTTCCCGGCGCTAATGCCATGTATGCGTTCCAGCTTTCGGGCTATGCCGCTTCATCTGCCGATTATAATTTTAAGGATTGGGATTTTTTTCAAACGAATGGCTCGTGGGCCAAATCCACTTTGGATCTAGCTGGTGGTGGTGTAGCTTCTGCCGATGGACAGACCGCATTGAAAACGGGGGATTACTCCCTTTACAACGAGGAGTGGCCAGCGGATTCGACGGTTGCCATTTTGAACCATTGGAAGGACGATGTGAAGTTGGACATGAAAAGGTTTGAATACTGGAGCATGGACAATGAAATGGAAATTTGGAGCGGGACGCACAGCGACTTGCCGCTGACCGTAACGCAGCAATTTTTGGTCGAACGTTATTTGGACGTGGCGAAGAAAGCCAAAAAGGCTTGGAAAGATATCAAGCTGACGGGTCCTGTGGCGGCGAACGAATGGCAATGGTGCGGAGTGGATTCCGACCCGAATGCGGCGGAGGAGCGCAATTATTGCTGGCTGGAATACTTTATCAAAAAAGTGGCCGAAGCGCAAAAGGCAAGTGGCGTCAAATTGCTGGATGTTTTGGACATTCACTGGTATCCGACGGAAAAAACATACGAAGATCGCATCAACTGGCATCGGGTATTTTTCGATACGACATACGTTTATCCGGGAGCAAACGGCATAAAAAAAGTTAACGGTGGCTGGGATAATTCTATCGTCAAAGAATTTATTTTCAAACGCCTGAACGATTGGATGAATGCCTACTTTGGAAAAAATCACGGCATTGGTTTAGGATTGACGGAAACGGATTTGACAACGGACGACGCCATGCTGACAGCGCTGATCTACGCATCTTTTTTGGGAACGTTCATGGACAACGGCGTGGAATTGTTCACTCCTTGGAGTTGGGGGGACGGCATGGATGAAGTGGTTCACCTGTTCATTCGCTACGGCCACGAATTTCGGGTCGCATCGACCTCTAGCAATGATTCCCTGGTGTCCGCCTATTCATCGGTGACAGAATCGCAGGATTCGATGACGATTATTTTGGTGAACCGCTCCGAAAAAATGTCGCAGGCGGTGAATTTGTCGGTAGAAAATTTTGAGGCACTGCCGCAGGTGCAAACGCTCACCCTTTCGGATTTGTCCGGCGAAACTTTTGTATCTCACACGGAAAACGCCCTGCGGCACGGAACCGCCGTGGCAAGCGACGCCAAATTTTCTCTTGAACTTCCCGCGAAGTCCATTACGGCGCTTCTTTTGATACATCAAAACCCGACGT
Coding sequences within it:
- a CDS encoding ABC transporter permease, translating into MLKQYPMLRYVLQKGFWYLLTFFFAVALNFALPRVGGSDPVDIIMGQAGKGLSPTEAQKKKAELLVSFGMAELDDQGNPIYEPELDSAGNAVTRKVAKLDENGAPVVTTVKVVNEDGTPKMVERQKLDAEGKPVFEEKPVLDAKGKPVMEKDPKTKKKVAKVEKVAVMEQVQAERQDTVMVDEVVLKTEPKRASAISQFFSYIGNVCKGDLGKSYTNNTEVTTIIKNALPWTLLIQAPTILLGWIIGNLLGAFAAYKRGIFDKVFFPVAMFLNGVPYFVFGMLLVALFSITLGWFPAVGNMSPDISEFTFSWACLKSVGWYYILPFFSCFPILLSGQATGMRSMSIYELGTDYMKYAKWLGLREGRIISYVFRNAMLPQLTGLAQSLGAMVGGALITEMIFSYPGLGMAMLDAINKQDYATIQGCTLMISTCVLVANFAVDVLIAIFDPRVKAGLQMGGK
- a CDS encoding ABC transporter ATP-binding protein, encoding MSDNVFEVDNLSLYYLGRFGDKTHAVTNVSFSMKQGEILGIAGESGCGKSTLVSGLMGMCIPPLYPESGDVRVRNEKGEMESLMHRSISDVRANVLAQKVSMIPQGAFNALNPVRKIKDIAADVIAAHQQPGKALDSKEIYDRLCERFDLFGMDTKRVLNSFPIQLTAGERQRSVIGISTILNPQMVIADEPTSALDVSTQKEVIKMIFDLLDKGIFQTMIFITHELPLLYHVADNIAIMYAGEIVEKGTAEQVVKDPRHPYTKALMGAMLSTEASQRSRHPVAIEGAPPSLRNKIVGCRFAPRCKMACEDCKKNTQNLRVVGDRDVRCDYAK
- a CDS encoding glycoside hydrolase family 44 protein — its product is MGWCIKWGLGMLAAVMSLPAISLAAIEVRVDSKAGIQKISPYIFGKNISGLNDAETSDPAKIAAEDSTIKRMNEIGFRFFRANNGNNATRYNWRKKLTVHPDWYNNVYPHDWDITAKTIQDKLPGANAMYAFQLSGYAASSADYNFKDWDFFQTNGSWAKSTLDLAGGGVASADGQTALKTGDYSLYNEEWPADSTVAILNHWKDDVKLDMKRFEYWSMDNEMEIWSGTHSDLPLTVTQQFLVERYLDVAKKAKKAWKDIKLTGPVAANEWQWCGVDSDPNAAEERNYCWLEYFIKKVAEAQKASGVKLLDVLDIHWYPTEKTYEDRINWHRVFFDTTYVYPGANGIKKVNGGWDNSIVKEFIFKRLNDWMNAYFGKNHGIGLGLTETDLTTDDAMLTALIYASFLGTFMDNGVELFTPWSWGDGMDEVVHLFIRYGHEFRVASTSSNDSLVSAYSSVTESQDSMTIILVNRSEKMSQAVNLSVENFEALPQVQTLTLSDLSGETFVSHTENALRHGTAVASDAKFSLELPAKSITALLLIHQNPTSIPKKTLRSVKKKSGTPRYVNGRIAKEKATGSYPTPTFAK
- a CDS encoding ABC transporter ATP-binding protein; the protein is MQSDKPVVFSAKGVSKTFGAGKNLKTAVDNVTFDIYDEEFISIVGGSGCGKSVLAKIMLGLYKPTEGEFTYRGAPIKNQKSHWNEVQFVFQDPFGCFNQFFTIRSQLEDALNILKDKPSKEEIRQRVDEGLMAVNVKPEDIEGKYPFELSGGQMQRMLLARIFALRPKVLIADEATSMVDACVRANILDYLRKLKDQLKMTVVFVTHDIGLANYVSDRIFIMHKGKIVNQGTPAEVLDNTSEPNTLKLLDDIPEVHKTEWIPNSHRAKKA
- a CDS encoding ABC transporter permease → MGKLLKNLLKSPMFVIGISIFVLTLLIAVFGPLFYNVDTHARDIMAGPYAGSSAAHLLGTDRLGRDYVSLLIEGLGNSLYVGFLAGIIATTLGVLIGLFGGFRGGWIDEILNMGTNLFIVIPQFVILVLISSAFKEGRSLTLIGVVIGLTAWSWSARAVRAQASSLRSRDHIALARINGASTLTIVIKHVLPYLLSYVFMVFIMQVGSGILSEASISMIGLGPVDTTSLGIILNQAKDNGALADSIWIAFLPATLVVTLTVFALYLINTSMEGVFNPRLRK
- a CDS encoding ABC transporter substrate-binding protein, which translates into the protein MNSLKTIATGTLALSACFSVLVGCGGASSDGEMANGALLRQETLYLSGQQNSAPGSFNPLAESWAASWPVGGRFNLMYEPLITYNSLNGQIEDLLGHLVEELSNNDSIVVDLNPAAKWSDGKPVTSNDVTFMFLRGSINTAEQISAIHVDTLKNDAGPVERLSFMVNKQARNNPLTVRDLLQATRIAPAHVFEPMIKEKGLDEVKKMLMDQNPVVSGPYGLQSYNESKIILKRRDDYWGNAALHNGQLPAPKYIVHPIYKNNEHNTIAMREGNLDASQSFIPRIERKAGAGVHTWWNEPPYFRPGAMPMLVINTTKEPLNDKRFRRALATAIDYTALRQFAVSNYTSSLKPGLIMPTDLEGKYIVDEDLSTYGANLSITDDAERLNVVKQMLSEAGIKSVFNEDGSLNHMENAKGERLPTLSITSPAGWTDWEAMVTIAVDGMRKAGIDIREGFVDGGQYWPAMGLGNFDLVMHKPVADVTPSLPWSRFNEIMSSRDWQPLGGWAGVNIGRYNKPGSPEYRPEVDQLLSAIPLMTDSSEIAKAYRELNKIFMEDQPSIPLVYLPEQFYEFSDRVWTNWPTAENPYAPAQLPWVASGTKILWNLKLAK